A window of Rhodospirillaceae bacterium contains these coding sequences:
- a CDS encoding BolA family transcriptional regulator, which yields MAMNPEEITRLIKKSIPDAIVDIIDLVGDNNHYAATITSCRFIGKSKIQQHQIVYAALQGYIGGALHALSLTTVTPLLNK from the coding sequence ATGGCAATGAACCCGGAAGAAATAACCCGATTAATTAAAAAATCTATTCCAGACGCTATTGTTGATATTATAGATTTAGTTGGGGATAACAACCACTATGCGGCGACCATAACTTCATGCCGATTCATTGGAAAATCAAAAATTCAGCAACATCAGATTGTATATGCAGCTTTACAAGGATATATTGGGGGTGCCTTACATGCTTTATCGTTAACCACGGTTACCCCCCTGCTAAATAAATGA
- the grxD gene encoding Grx4 family monothiol glutaredoxin: MNTKNALEVIKKDVQQNDVILYMKGTPNLPQCGFSSLVVQVLNRLGVSFKGVDVLPDPAIRQAIKDFANWPTLPQLYIKGEFIGGADIVKEMYESGELKDLLVAKGIKTVQK, translated from the coding sequence ATGAATACAAAAAATGCCCTGGAAGTCATAAAAAAGGATGTCCAACAAAATGATGTAATCCTTTATATGAAAGGCACACCAAACCTTCCACAATGCGGTTTCTCCTCATTGGTTGTACAAGTGCTAAATCGTTTGGGGGTATCATTTAAAGGTGTTGACGTGTTACCAGATCCAGCTATTCGTCAAGCAATCAAAGATTTTGCAAACTGGCCAACTTTACCCCAATTATATATTAAAGGTGAGTTTATTGGGGGGGCGGATATTGTGAAAGAAATGTATGAAAGCGGCGAATTAAAAGACTTACTGGTCGCTAAGGGTATTAAAACGGTACAGAAATAG